A window from Nitrospirota bacterium encodes these proteins:
- a CDS encoding efflux RND transporter periplasmic adaptor subunit encodes MNRRSWIGSFLLLVAVVSVGVGLAAWKYTAIQAAVAASANQPEPMESVTVAFAKEIEHRHTATSIGTILALRSITLRNELPGTVRYVSLTPGQIVDTGMVLVALDVSVEEAELKAQEAQAALARTVLDRRKNLSHDRATTQEEVDRARADLDISLAQIARTKAIIARKTIRAPFHARVGMADLHLGQYLNEGTELTTLQGIDDAVHVDFTVAQQVAAGLREGDSVEVSAAGQSSPISARIVAVDARIDPTTRNAAVRARIEGAANAPSPGASVRVRVPVGSLRKAVAIPASALRKGPGGDQVFVIESDKNGKTRAHVRPVESGAMLGDEVVIHAGLSAGEQVAVSGSFKLREAALVTIAGSPEDKSGSGQMVVGER; translated from the coding sequence ATGAATCGTCGGAGTTGGATCGGATCTTTTCTACTGCTCGTCGCGGTCGTCTCGGTGGGCGTAGGCCTGGCGGCCTGGAAGTATACGGCCATACAGGCAGCCGTGGCAGCGTCCGCAAACCAACCGGAGCCGATGGAGTCGGTGACCGTCGCTTTCGCGAAGGAAATTGAGCACCGCCACACTGCCACGTCCATCGGGACTATTCTGGCACTGCGCTCGATCACCTTGCGTAACGAGCTCCCCGGTACTGTCCGTTATGTCAGTCTCACGCCCGGACAAATCGTCGACACCGGCATGGTGCTCGTCGCACTCGATGTGTCCGTCGAGGAAGCTGAGCTGAAAGCACAGGAAGCCCAGGCCGCCCTCGCGCGAACGGTGCTTGACCGCAGAAAGAACTTGAGTCATGACCGTGCCACGACCCAGGAGGAAGTGGATCGCGCGCGCGCGGACCTCGATATCTCGCTGGCTCAGATCGCGCGCACCAAGGCGATCATTGCCCGCAAGACCATTCGGGCGCCGTTCCACGCGCGAGTAGGCATGGCAGACCTGCACCTTGGCCAGTATCTGAACGAGGGCACCGAACTCACGACGCTGCAGGGTATCGACGACGCCGTGCATGTGGACTTCACCGTCGCGCAACAGGTTGCCGCCGGCCTGCGGGAAGGCGACAGCGTCGAGGTATCCGCCGCCGGCCAATCGTCTCCGATCTCAGCCAGAATCGTCGCGGTGGACGCGCGTATCGATCCCACGACACGCAACGCCGCGGTACGCGCGAGAATTGAGGGCGCGGCCAACGCGCCGTCTCCCGGCGCTTCGGTGCGTGTTCGGGTGCCGGTCGGCTCGCTACGAAAGGCGGTCGCCATTCCGGCGAGCGCCCTGCGGAAGGGTCCTGGCGGCGATCAAGTGTTCGTGATCGAATCGGACAAGAACGGCAAGACGCGTGCGCACGTGCGGCCGGTCGAGAGCGGCGCGATGCTCGGCGACGAGGTCGTGATCCACGCCGGGCTGTCCGCCGGCGAACAAGTGGCTGTCTCGGGGTCCTTCAAACTGCGAGAAGCCGCGCTGGTCACGATTGCCGGCAGCCCAGAGGATAAGAGCGGATCGGGTCAGATGGTCGTCGGCGAACGCTGA
- a CDS encoding TerB family tellurite resistance protein — MELKIPSPEQAYWGLRAMKTVALADGMLDDSERHMMEAVQRVFGTTHEIEQLAPITPAELARAFPDPQLRQQLVQGLIVMSLIDGKANAQETDLVEQFAQALEVSAPEVKDLRHVLKGEILQLRLDLVRRFWLRPKVNEIWNTEGIRGLYTFMRGMIGAHEDSALAARYQALEHYPSGSLGRAYWEYCRKNGFALPGEKGGAPEQILFHDCAHILSGYGTAPEEEVQVACFSAGFQRRDPWLFVFFVLLQFHVGIRMTPITEARTGFFDPTKALIAIRRGAAMNVDLNNGWDYWPVMGEQVEELRRRYNILPVETFYPANFSNTPERPRLQCEGLHKQTCKD; from the coding sequence ATGGAACTGAAGATACCGAGTCCAGAGCAAGCCTATTGGGGATTGCGGGCGATGAAGACCGTCGCACTGGCGGATGGGATGCTCGATGATTCGGAGCGGCATATGATGGAAGCGGTTCAGCGGGTCTTCGGCACCACCCATGAGATCGAACAGCTTGCTCCAATCACGCCGGCAGAACTGGCCCGGGCGTTTCCCGATCCTCAGCTCAGGCAGCAGCTTGTGCAGGGGCTCATTGTGATGTCCCTCATTGACGGGAAAGCCAATGCCCAGGAAACGGATCTGGTCGAACAATTCGCGCAGGCGCTGGAGGTGAGCGCTCCCGAGGTGAAGGACCTGCGGCATGTCCTGAAGGGAGAGATCTTGCAGTTGCGCCTCGATCTCGTGCGTCGATTCTGGCTGAGGCCCAAGGTCAATGAGATCTGGAACACAGAAGGCATCCGGGGCCTCTACACATTCATGCGCGGGATGATCGGCGCGCATGAAGATTCGGCGCTCGCGGCCCGCTACCAGGCGTTGGAGCATTATCCATCTGGATCTTTGGGGCGTGCGTATTGGGAGTACTGTCGCAAGAACGGGTTCGCTCTACCGGGGGAAAAGGGTGGAGCGCCAGAACAAATTTTGTTTCACGATTGCGCGCACATCCTATCCGGTTATGGAACGGCTCCGGAGGAAGAAGTTCAAGTGGCCTGTTTCAGCGCCGGTTTCCAGCGGCGTGACCCGTGGCTTTTCGTCTTCTTCGTCCTACTGCAATTTCACGTGGGCATTCGTATGACGCCGATCACTGAGGCCAGAACGGGATTCTTCGACCCGACGAAGGCGCTGATCGCGATTCGACGGGGAGCTGCGATGAACGTGGATCTGAACAATGGCTGGGATTACTGGCCTGTGATGGGAGAGCAGGTCGAAGAACTTCGAAGGCGGTACAACATCCTTCCAGTGGAAACTTTTTATCCGGCGAATTTTTCGAATACACCAGAGAGACCACGGCTGCAATGCGAGGGGCTCCACAAACAGACGTGCAAGGACTAA
- a CDS encoding class I SAM-dependent methyltransferase, with amino-acid sequence MTSANRYVTSWESFWSTSTGTPGEIFWDADPAHAAQQDLALFQDYADPRLPLIDLGCGNGTQTRFLANHFARVIGTEISPAAVQIAQTKQAAPNASYRVLDVLCPDDAQALHEEIGDANVYMRAVLHQLSPSDHATAIQSIERLLGAKGILYLIELSSAVEPFFAQLIQQYGLPPGLARVFQHQITPGMLHENNLESLFPTDQFMQLETGQSHIRTVHTLPTGEVVKVPAFYAVFRQLQS; translated from the coding sequence ATGACATCGGCAAATCGTTACGTGACATCCTGGGAGAGTTTTTGGAGTACCTCGACCGGAACGCCTGGCGAAATCTTTTGGGACGCCGACCCCGCTCATGCAGCCCAACAAGATTTGGCGCTGTTCCAAGACTATGCCGACCCACGGCTTCCGTTAATCGATCTGGGGTGTGGCAACGGGACGCAAACGCGCTTTCTTGCGAATCATTTCGCCAGGGTGATAGGCACTGAAATTTCGCCCGCAGCGGTTCAGATTGCCCAAACGAAACAAGCGGCCCCCAATGCTTCATACCGAGTTCTTGATGTGCTGTGTCCCGATGATGCCCAGGCTCTCCATGAGGAAATTGGCGATGCGAATGTCTACATGCGCGCGGTACTGCACCAGTTGTCGCCGTCAGACCACGCGACGGCGATACAGAGTATCGAGCGGCTGCTTGGGGCAAAAGGCATTCTGTATCTGATCGAGCTGTCGTCAGCGGTTGAGCCTTTCTTTGCCCAGCTGATTCAGCAATATGGACTGCCTCCCGGCCTTGCGCGAGTCTTCCAGCATCAGATTACGCCCGGAATGTTGCATGAAAATAACCTAGAATCACTGTTCCCAACGGATCAATTTATGCAGCTTGAAACCGGCCAGAGTCATATTCGCACCGTGCACACCCTCCCAACGGGCGAAGTGGTAAAGGTCCCAGCCTTCTACGCCGTGTTTCGGCAGCTGCAGAGCTAA
- a CDS encoding TetR/AcrR family transcriptional regulator codes for MKQTTSKLQDMLLDATEAVVARQGIASLTLDAVAAEARMSKGGLLHYFPSKDRLVEALVIRTAEGWRSCYTEAYERSPEGPGRMARALLDHCLSDAKCWTEELRRSSSAVFAALAQNPALIEPMRAVYADLHLRIAKDGLPSGVAEAVAAAIDGLWLDWVLGIVPLEQDRVVRVRRALEDMLAHATPARRSPRVKGASMKRSGGRRA; via the coding sequence ATGAAACAAACAACGTCGAAGCTACAAGACATGCTTCTCGACGCGACCGAAGCCGTGGTCGCCCGACAAGGCATTGCAAGCCTGACGCTCGACGCCGTCGCCGCCGAAGCGCGCATGAGCAAAGGCGGCCTGCTGCATTACTTCCCGTCGAAGGACCGGCTCGTCGAAGCGCTGGTCATCCGCACCGCCGAAGGTTGGCGATCCTGCTACACCGAAGCCTATGAGCGCTCACCAGAAGGGCCCGGGCGCATGGCGCGCGCGCTTTTAGACCACTGTCTTTCCGACGCCAAGTGCTGGACGGAGGAACTGCGGCGCAGTTCCTCCGCGGTGTTCGCGGCGCTTGCTCAGAACCCCGCGTTGATCGAGCCCATGCGCGCGGTCTACGCCGACCTCCATCTGCGCATCGCCAAGGATGGCTTGCCGTCGGGTGTCGCCGAAGCGGTTGCCGCTGCGATCGATGGACTCTGGCTCGACTGGGTGTTGGGAATCGTTCCACTCGAACAAGACCGCGTTGTTCGAGTGCGCCGCGCACTCGAGGACATGCTTGCCCACGCGACACCGGCTCGCCGTTCGCCCAGGGTCAAGGGTGCTTCGATGAAGCGTTCGGGAGGGCGTCGCGCATGA
- a CDS encoding sigma 54-interacting transcriptional regulator: MDTHPASPCETLAERYQALLEVAEAISAHRDLHVLFRDLAQRLPRVVHVNFVALSLHDPVRNTMRLHAIQANVPADLVGGHEGPVEESPAGLVWQTQESVIVPNLAGERRWPKVVGHMSEDGVNSFCVVPLTTAVRRLGAMGFLSLQKEAYGETDLEFLQQVGKQVAVAVDNVLHHQDLIHDHDRLRLLLEVSEAIVSHRDLSSLFRDLAQRLPTVAPFDFIGLILHDPSKNLMKVHVLETAAAHRLTTRLNGLELPIEESSSGWVWAHQQPLVIPSLAEESRFSMGMAALKDIGVQSVCLFPLTTAMRRLGAIGFGSLEPRAFGDQNLGLLGQVAKQVAVAVDNVLHFSSTEAAQRSLARERDRLSLVLEINNAVVSHLELRELLKAISACLGRVIPHDFASFCLYDPEINQLRAHALDFPSNQDFVGARDPIPLEGTPEGLAFSSQKTVHVRSLNLTEFPAEIMQRAEAEGLKSGCAVPLILHGRALGTLSVVSKQEDAFTDDNAALLGRIGAQIALAAANSMAYQEISSLKDKLAKEKLYLQEEIQTAYNFEEIVGDSRALKLVLKEVQTVAATDSTVLILGDTGSGKELVARALHNLSNRRERTFVKINCAAIPTGLLESELFGHEKGAFTGAIATKIGRFELADRGTLFLDEVGEIPLELQVKLLRVLQEQEFERLGSTRTIRVNVRILAATNRDLGHMVEEQKFRSDLYYRLKVFPITVPPLRERPEDIPLLVRHFAQKFALRMKKRIETIPSEAMKALQAYHWPGNVRELENFIERAVILTQGSDLVVSLAELKRTPGHATNSGATTLEQAEREHILKALRESDWIIGGPVGAAAKLGMKRTTLQSKMQKLGISRHL; the protein is encoded by the coding sequence ATGGATACGCATCCCGCATCCCCCTGTGAGACGCTAGCAGAGCGGTACCAAGCTCTGCTGGAAGTTGCCGAGGCGATTTCCGCACACCGCGATCTCCACGTACTCTTTCGAGACCTCGCACAGCGCCTGCCTCGGGTCGTCCATGTGAATTTTGTCGCCCTGTCTTTGCACGATCCTGTCCGAAACACGATGCGGTTGCACGCCATTCAGGCGAACGTGCCGGCCGATCTCGTGGGCGGCCATGAGGGGCCGGTCGAAGAGAGTCCCGCTGGATTGGTCTGGCAGACGCAGGAATCCGTCATCGTGCCGAATCTTGCCGGAGAACGTCGTTGGCCCAAGGTTGTCGGGCACATGAGCGAGGACGGTGTGAACTCGTTTTGCGTCGTTCCCTTGACGACCGCGGTGCGGCGCCTGGGCGCCATGGGGTTTTTGAGCTTGCAAAAAGAAGCCTATGGTGAAACGGATCTGGAATTTCTCCAACAAGTAGGCAAGCAGGTGGCGGTGGCGGTGGATAATGTCCTCCATCATCAAGACCTGATTCACGATCACGACCGGTTACGGCTTCTACTCGAGGTATCCGAAGCCATCGTGTCGCATCGTGACCTGTCCTCGCTCTTCCGGGATCTCGCGCAACGTCTCCCGACAGTCGCCCCATTCGATTTCATCGGCTTGATTCTTCACGATCCCTCAAAGAATCTGATGAAGGTCCACGTATTGGAAACCGCAGCCGCTCATCGCCTCACAACGAGACTGAATGGGCTGGAGCTTCCGATTGAGGAGTCCTCCAGCGGCTGGGTATGGGCTCACCAGCAACCTTTGGTTATTCCGTCTCTCGCCGAAGAATCTCGATTCTCGATGGGGATGGCGGCGCTCAAGGACATCGGCGTTCAGTCGGTCTGTCTATTCCCGTTGACGACGGCCATGCGGCGTCTCGGCGCGATCGGATTCGGGAGTCTCGAACCCAGGGCATTCGGAGACCAAAACCTGGGATTGCTCGGGCAGGTGGCCAAACAGGTTGCCGTGGCCGTGGACAACGTGCTCCATTTCTCCAGCACGGAAGCCGCGCAGCGGTCTCTGGCTCGAGAGCGAGATCGGCTCAGTTTGGTGCTGGAGATCAACAACGCCGTCGTGTCCCACCTTGAATTGAGAGAGCTCTTGAAAGCGATCTCTGCCTGTCTGGGCCGTGTGATCCCGCACGATTTCGCGTCGTTTTGTCTCTACGATCCCGAGATAAATCAATTGCGGGCTCACGCGCTGGACTTTCCCAGCAATCAAGACTTTGTCGGAGCGAGGGACCCCATTCCATTGGAAGGAACCCCGGAAGGGCTGGCCTTCTCTTCTCAGAAGACGGTTCATGTCAGAAGTCTCAACCTCACGGAGTTTCCTGCGGAGATCATGCAGCGGGCAGAGGCTGAAGGCCTGAAATCTGGATGTGCCGTTCCGCTGATCTTGCACGGACGAGCACTGGGCACGTTGAGCGTCGTCAGTAAGCAGGAGGACGCATTCACAGACGACAATGCCGCATTGCTCGGCAGGATCGGCGCGCAGATCGCGCTCGCCGCTGCCAATTCGATGGCCTATCAGGAAATCTCATCGCTGAAGGACAAGCTGGCAAAGGAAAAACTGTACCTGCAGGAGGAAATCCAGACTGCGTACAACTTCGAGGAAATTGTCGGGGACAGCCGGGCTCTCAAACTGGTTCTCAAAGAAGTCCAGACCGTGGCCGCGACCGATTCGACGGTGCTGATCTTGGGTGATACAGGGAGCGGGAAGGAACTGGTGGCGCGGGCGCTCCACAATCTCAGCAACCGTCGAGAGCGAACGTTCGTCAAGATCAATTGCGCCGCGATTCCAACAGGCCTGCTCGAGAGCGAACTCTTTGGGCATGAAAAGGGCGCATTCACCGGTGCGATTGCCACCAAGATCGGCCGGTTTGAATTAGCCGACCGTGGAACCTTGTTTCTCGACGAGGTGGGGGAAATCCCGCTTGAGTTACAAGTGAAGTTGCTCCGCGTGCTTCAGGAACAGGAGTTCGAACGATTGGGGAGCACCAGGACGATTCGCGTGAATGTTCGCATACTTGCCGCAACCAATCGCGATCTTGGCCACATGGTAGAGGAGCAGAAGTTTCGCAGCGATCTCTATTACAGGCTGAAGGTTTTTCCGATCACGGTGCCTCCCCTGCGTGAGCGCCCGGAAGATATTCCCTTGCTCGTCCGGCACTTTGCTCAGAAATTCGCCCTGCGGATGAAGAAACGCATCGAGACAATCCCGTCGGAAGCCATGAAAGCACTCCAAGCCTATCATTGGCCCGGTAACGTGCGAGAGCTGGAGAACTTCATCGAGCGAGCGGTAATCCTGACCCAAGGATCGGATCTGGTTGTGTCGCTCGCAGAATTGAAGCGGACGCCGGGTCACGCAACAAACTCCGGGGCTACGACACTTGAACAAGCCGAACGCGAACACATTCTCAAGGCCCTTCGCGAGTCGGATTGGATCATCGGTGGTCCTGTCGGGGCTGCTGCCAAGCTTGGGATGAAGCGAACGACTCTCCAATCAAAAATGCAGAAGCTCGGTATCTCTCGCCATCTGTAA